The following proteins come from a genomic window of Paenibacillus spongiae:
- a CDS encoding leucine-rich repeat domain-containing protein yields the protein MNNGIIEAEVRKQLGKETGELTDSDLLSITHLKLNNRELEEIGDLAKFHNLVDLELQDNWLTDLSPLRSLVRLERLFVSNDPFLPEDMKPARKNTFSGLEFITGLVNLRDISFVDCGISDISPLHALHNLENAWLYVSEISDLSPLRGLKKLHKVYFYHSKLREISVFKDLPHIKGIAINANEVSDLTPIKDCVEMTYLDAHTNRIRDIAPLAKLTNLIYLTLAENDISDISVLESMQGLRHLTLSSNPNLKDVNVVKQLKSLRHLELIDLDLSDDVIADLKAAMPECHFMLSYD from the coding sequence GTGAACAACGGAATCATAGAGGCAGAAGTAAGGAAGCAGCTGGGCAAAGAAACGGGAGAGCTAACGGATTCGGATTTGTTATCCATCACCCATTTAAAGCTGAATAATAGGGAGCTCGAAGAGATCGGCGATCTTGCCAAATTTCATAACCTGGTCGATCTCGAATTGCAGGACAATTGGCTGACCGATCTATCTCCGCTGCGTTCGCTCGTACGCCTTGAAAGACTTTTTGTCTCGAATGATCCGTTTCTGCCGGAAGACATGAAGCCCGCGCGCAAAAATACGTTCTCCGGCCTGGAGTTTATAACCGGACTTGTAAATCTGCGGGATATCAGCTTTGTCGATTGCGGGATATCGGATATTTCGCCGTTACATGCCCTGCACAATCTGGAGAACGCGTGGTTGTATGTATCTGAAATTAGCGATCTATCGCCGCTGCGGGGATTGAAGAAGCTGCACAAGGTCTATTTCTATCACTCCAAGCTGCGTGAGATTAGCGTATTCAAGGACTTGCCGCATATCAAAGGGATCGCAATCAACGCAAACGAGGTATCGGATTTAACGCCGATCAAGGATTGCGTGGAGATGACCTACCTGGACGCGCACACGAATCGCATCCGCGATATCGCGCCGCTTGCGAAGCTGACCAATCTGATCTACCTTACGCTTGCCGAGAATGATATCTCGGATATTAGCGTCTTGGAATCGATGCAGGGGCTGAGACATCTTACCTTATCGTCGAATCCTAATCTGAAGGACGTCAACGTCGTGAAGCAGCTCAAGTCCTTGCGCCATCTGGAGTTAATCGACCTCGATTTGAGCGATGACGTAATTGCGGATTTGAAAGCAGCGATGCCGGAATGTCATTTCATGCTCAGCTATGATTAG
- a CDS encoding sialidase family protein: MTAVKQYLFEDSRPFASCHASTLVALADGSILAAWFGGTDEGESDVDIWCSRRMDGHWSAPERIAGEPGIAHWNPVLFQGDNGILYLYYKVGHTIPRWYTRVIESRDEGASWGEPYALVEGDEGGRGPVRNKPIISQNGTWLAPASLESEVWDAFVDISRDQGQSWTMSEIVPLNREGLRGKGVIQPAMWESEAGQIHMLLRSTAGSIYRSDSADTGATWSEAYATDLPNNNSGIDLVKLGEGKLALVHNPISDSRLRTPLVVSLSEDDGATWREWFVLENEPGEYSYPAIIKRDGKLLITYTWKRERIVFWEIDCR, from the coding sequence ATGACGGCAGTGAAACAATATCTATTTGAAGACTCCCGTCCTTTCGCCAGCTGTCATGCTTCCACGCTGGTCGCGCTTGCGGACGGCTCGATTCTGGCGGCATGGTTCGGCGGAACCGATGAAGGAGAATCCGATGTCGACATCTGGTGCTCGCGCCGAATGGACGGGCACTGGTCGGCTCCGGAACGGATTGCCGGGGAACCCGGTATCGCCCACTGGAATCCGGTGTTGTTCCAAGGCGACAATGGCATCCTTTATTTATACTATAAAGTAGGCCATACGATTCCGAGGTGGTACACCCGTGTGATCGAATCGCGGGACGAAGGCGCTTCTTGGGGTGAGCCGTACGCGCTTGTGGAAGGGGACGAGGGCGGCAGAGGTCCGGTCCGCAACAAGCCGATCATTTCGCAAAACGGAACGTGGCTTGCTCCGGCCTCGCTGGAGTCAGAGGTCTGGGACGCCTTCGTCGATATCAGCCGCGATCAAGGGCAGAGCTGGACCATGAGCGAAATCGTACCGCTGAACCGTGAAGGACTGCGAGGCAAAGGGGTCATTCAACCTGCTATGTGGGAGTCTGAGGCGGGACAGATCCATATGCTGCTCCGCAGTACAGCGGGATCGATCTACCGGAGCGATTCAGCGGATACCGGCGCGACCTGGAGCGAAGCCTACGCAACGGATCTGCCCAATAATAACAGCGGCATCGATCTCGTGAAGCTGGGTGAAGGCAAGCTGGCGCTGGTCCATAATCCGATAAGCGATTCGAGGCTTCGAACGCCGCTCGTCGTCAGCCTGTCCGAGGATGACGGAGCCACCTGGCGCGAATGGTTTGTATTGGAGAATGAGCCCGGCGAGTATTCTTATCCGGCTATCATTAAGAGGGACGGTAAACTGCTCATCACATATACGTGGAAGCGTGAACGGATTGTCTTCTGGGAGATCGACTGCAGGTAG
- a CDS encoding TIM barrel protein has translation MTFRFSFGPWNIHEGSDPFGAPVRSSYSFQQKLAVYRELGFEGVQFHDDDVVPDIDGKSHAEVVKEAAAMRRMLDEHGLVAEILAPRLWDNSKGIDGGYTSNNAQERAYAIDRSKQTIDIAREMGTDRLVLWLAREGTYIREAKNPAASVHYLIDAINQMLEYDPAIRILIEPKPNEPMDHAYIPTIGHALSLAYSTIDPNRVGGLIESAHCILAGLDPSDEMGYALALNKLWSVHLNDQNGLKYDQDKAFGSDNLRRAFNQVRVLVDNDYGKNGEFIGLDVKVMRTQPQEISFKHLENSKKTFLRLADKVRTYDREKERAFVEARDYEGLDAYVLDHLMGESRR, from the coding sequence ATGACGTTTCGATTCTCATTCGGACCCTGGAATATTCACGAAGGGAGCGACCCTTTCGGAGCTCCCGTCAGGTCCTCTTATTCGTTTCAGCAAAAGCTGGCCGTATATCGCGAGCTCGGATTCGAAGGTGTTCAATTCCATGACGACGATGTCGTCCCCGATATCGATGGAAAATCGCATGCGGAAGTCGTCAAGGAAGCTGCCGCTATGAGGCGTATGCTGGATGAGCATGGACTTGTAGCGGAAATTCTGGCACCAAGGCTGTGGGATAACAGCAAAGGGATCGACGGGGGATACACCTCCAACAATGCGCAGGAACGCGCGTATGCCATCGACCGGTCGAAGCAGACGATCGACATCGCCAGGGAGATGGGAACAGACAGGCTTGTGCTCTGGCTGGCAAGAGAGGGAACCTATATCCGCGAAGCCAAGAATCCGGCCGCTTCCGTTCACTATCTGATCGATGCGATCAATCAGATGCTGGAGTATGATCCCGCCATTCGAATTCTGATCGAGCCGAAGCCGAACGAGCCGATGGATCATGCCTATATCCCGACAATCGGACATGCGCTGTCATTGGCATATTCCACGATCGATCCAAACCGTGTCGGCGGACTGATCGAATCCGCGCACTGCATATTGGCCGGACTGGACCCTTCTGACGAGATGGGATATGCGCTCGCGCTGAATAAGCTTTGGAGCGTTCATCTGAACGATCAGAACGGCTTGAAGTATGACCAGGATAAAGCTTTCGGGTCGGACAATCTGCGCAGAGCGTTCAACCAAGTGCGCGTGCTCGTCGATAACGATTACGGCAAGAACGGGGAATTTATCGGCCTCGATGTAAAGGTCATGCGTACCCAGCCTCAAGAGATATCGTTCAAGCATCTGGAGAACAGCAAGAAGACGTTCCTTCGTCTGGCGGACAAAGTGCGGACGTATGACAGAGAGAAGGAGCGGGCATTTGTCGAAGCGCGGGATTACGAAGGCTTGGATGCCTACGTGCTCGACCATTTAATGGGTGAGTCACGCCGATGA
- a CDS encoding Gfo/Idh/MocA family protein produces the protein MTAKRKIRVGMIGYKFMGKAHSHAYRDLPFYFDPEAEPVMQAIAGRDQEGVRGAAEKMGWASYETDWRRLIERDDIDMIDICTPNNAHVEIAIAAAEAGKHILCEKPLAMNVEQAGRMLDAVNKAGVVHMICHNYRFVPAIRYIKQLIDDGRLGTIYHIRANYLQDWIMDPNFPLVWRLRKEVCGSGTHGDLMAHSIDLARYLVGEISEVSGMMNTFIKQRPLGEMSGGLNAQVQGDRMGEVDVDDAVAFLARFEGGAMGVFEASRFAKGNRNGNRFEINGSKGSVRWDMENMNNLSVYMEEDEKGLQGFRTINCTEEIHPFTGAYWPAGHIIGYEHTFINLLHELMGGIAQNKSTMPNFEDGYRNQLILDAVERSSETRQWVPIPSKGEV, from the coding sequence ATGACAGCCAAACGTAAGATACGTGTCGGTATGATCGGTTATAAGTTTATGGGGAAAGCCCACAGCCATGCCTATCGAGATCTCCCCTTCTATTTTGATCCCGAAGCAGAGCCTGTCATGCAGGCGATCGCAGGCCGCGACCAGGAAGGCGTCCGCGGCGCCGCGGAAAAAATGGGATGGGCGTCATATGAGACGGATTGGCGCCGGCTTATCGAACGGGACGACATCGATATGATCGATATATGCACGCCTAACAATGCTCACGTGGAGATTGCCATCGCCGCAGCAGAAGCGGGCAAGCATATTCTGTGCGAGAAGCCGCTTGCGATGAACGTCGAACAAGCCGGCCGGATGCTCGACGCGGTTAATAAAGCCGGTGTCGTTCACATGATCTGCCACAACTATCGCTTCGTGCCGGCCATCCGCTATATCAAGCAGCTCATTGACGATGGAAGGCTCGGAACGATTTATCATATACGCGCGAACTATTTGCAGGACTGGATCATGGATCCCAATTTCCCGCTCGTTTGGCGGCTTCGCAAAGAAGTGTGCGGCTCGGGAACTCACGGCGATCTGATGGCCCATTCGATCGATCTGGCCCGGTATCTCGTCGGTGAAATATCGGAAGTGAGCGGCATGATGAATACATTCATTAAGCAGCGTCCGCTCGGAGAGATGAGCGGCGGGCTGAACGCTCAAGTACAAGGCGACCGCATGGGCGAGGTGGATGTCGATGATGCTGTGGCGTTTCTTGCCCGCTTTGAAGGCGGCGCGATGGGCGTCTTCGAAGCATCGCGGTTCGCCAAGGGCAACCGCAACGGCAACCGGTTCGAGATCAACGGATCGAAGGGCTCTGTACGCTGGGATATGGAGAATATGAACAACCTGTCGGTGTATATGGAAGAGGACGAGAAGGGGCTTCAAGGCTTCCGCACGATTAATTGCACCGAAGAAATTCATCCCTTTACCGGGGCTTACTGGCCGGCAGGCCATATCATCGGTTACGAGCATACGTTCATTAATCTGCTGCATGAGTTGATGGGTGGCATTGCCCAGAACAAGAGCACGATGCCGAATTTCGAAGACGGCTACCGCAACCAGCTCATATTGGATGCCGTAGAGCGTTCCTCGGAAACCAGACAATGGGTTCCAATCCCATCCAAAGGAGAGGTATAA
- a CDS encoding DegT/DnrJ/EryC1/StrS family aminotransferase — translation MSTDSTFQPVRTKPWDFGMLSTEEFGEREKELVLQVLEKKRVFRYYGGDKEQSECYRLEKLYRETVGTQYALAVNSGTSALVAALIGAGIGPGDEVIVPAYTYIATAAAVLTARAVPVIVEVDDSLTMDAQAFEAAITSHTKAVIPVHMRGVPCRMDAILDVASRHNLIVIEDVAQANGGSYQGRPLGSFGQAGCFSFQQYKLITAGEGGMLLTNDEKTYARANIYHDSAFVYWDMNGGIQEPPFPGENYRLSEINAALALAQSERIHAIIAKLQHIKSVITAGIGHLEGIRLQTIPDPKGDVSYSLVFYLPTAEQSQAFSKQLSREGIPNGTINNNGFADRHIYKNWTYVMEKRGASENDTPWNCQSYKGNVQYSRDMCPVTLDLLSRAISIGLHQHMTDDDCDDVIRAICKTAGSL, via the coding sequence ATGAGCACGGACAGCACCTTCCAACCCGTTCGAACGAAGCCATGGGATTTCGGAATGCTGAGCACGGAGGAGTTTGGGGAGCGCGAGAAGGAGCTTGTTCTTCAGGTATTGGAGAAGAAGCGGGTGTTCCGTTATTATGGCGGGGATAAAGAGCAGTCGGAGTGTTACCGGCTGGAAAAGCTGTATCGCGAAACAGTCGGCACGCAATATGCGCTCGCCGTCAATTCCGGAACATCGGCGCTTGTCGCCGCGCTGATCGGTGCCGGTATCGGGCCGGGAGATGAAGTCATCGTCCCCGCTTACACGTATATTGCTACGGCGGCGGCCGTGCTCACAGCCCGTGCCGTTCCGGTTATTGTGGAAGTGGACGATTCGTTGACGATGGATGCACAAGCGTTCGAAGCGGCCATCACCTCGCATACCAAAGCGGTTATTCCGGTTCATATGCGCGGCGTTCCATGCCGGATGGATGCCATCTTGGATGTCGCTAGCAGGCATAACCTCATTGTCATCGAGGATGTCGCACAGGCGAATGGAGGTTCCTACCAAGGAAGGCCGCTGGGCTCCTTCGGTCAGGCAGGCTGCTTCAGCTTTCAGCAATATAAGCTGATAACGGCCGGCGAGGGCGGCATGCTTCTGACCAATGATGAGAAGACGTACGCCAGGGCCAATATTTATCACGATTCCGCATTCGTCTATTGGGATATGAATGGCGGCATTCAGGAGCCGCCGTTCCCCGGAGAAAACTACCGGCTAAGCGAGATCAATGCAGCGCTTGCGCTCGCGCAATCGGAACGGATTCATGCCATTATAGCAAAGCTTCAGCATATCAAATCCGTCATAACGGCCGGCATCGGCCATTTGGAAGGGATACGGCTGCAGACGATTCCCGATCCGAAGGGCGACGTCTCTTACAGTCTAGTCTTCTATTTGCCGACTGCGGAGCAGTCGCAAGCCTTTTCGAAGCAGCTGTCCCGAGAAGGCATTCCGAATGGGACGATCAATAATAACGGATTTGCGGATCGTCACATCTATAAGAACTGGACGTATGTGATGGAGAAAAGAGGAGCCTCCGAGAACGATACGCCTTGGAACTGTCAGAGTTACAAAGGCAATGTTCAGTATTCAAGGGATATGTGTCCCGTTACGCTGGATTTGCTGAGCAGAGCGATTTCCATCGGGCTTCATCAACATATGACGGATGATGATTGCGACGATGTCATACGTGCTATCTGCAAAACAGCGGGCTCGCTATGA
- a CDS encoding ROK family transcriptional regulator → MKLSPSELLVLQTIQQSGGISRKTVADKTGLSQASITKISKMLLEQRFIVEGNRIGSGQGRKEVLLYPNPDKFYFLGIDIGGYRVRLALADYNLEISHEHEYLMTEFDEREDVLQELMMRIDAFLNESGRTHIDAIGIGVTGIVDSGRSRILNIPNCNGWDNLNIVHEMERRYRCPVYLEESGRAMACGEKILGKARDIEDFIVVHIAFGVVAGVFINGQPLRGFNNVAGLLGHITVDDKTYRCLCGNYGCLETTVTYPMLEEEYRNKQGDGPRMLDAYGMNNKNALDVCITAGKSIGVVLSNVINLFNPAMVFVGGPVFDHFPLIFEEVKRTILLRANRFATVGMKLAKSSFHDRQGIMGALALAGSRCLTEEIERLEVRGS, encoded by the coding sequence ATGAAGTTAAGCCCGTCGGAACTGCTTGTTCTCCAAACCATACAACAAAGCGGCGGCATCTCCAGAAAAACAGTGGCCGACAAAACCGGGCTGTCTCAGGCGTCCATTACGAAAATAAGCAAAATGCTGCTCGAGCAGCGGTTTATCGTCGAAGGCAACCGGATCGGCAGCGGTCAGGGGAGGAAGGAAGTGCTCCTCTATCCGAATCCGGACAAATTTTATTTTCTGGGCATTGACATCGGTGGTTACCGCGTTCGCCTGGCACTGGCGGACTATAATCTCGAAATAAGCCATGAACATGAATATCTCATGACGGAATTTGATGAACGCGAGGACGTTCTTCAAGAGCTGATGATGCGGATCGACGCCTTCTTGAACGAATCCGGCCGGACGCATATCGATGCAATCGGCATCGGCGTTACCGGGATCGTGGATTCCGGGCGGAGCCGAATCTTGAATATACCCAACTGCAACGGCTGGGACAATCTGAATATCGTGCATGAGATGGAGCGGCGGTACCGCTGCCCCGTCTATCTCGAGGAGAGCGGGCGGGCGATGGCCTGCGGGGAGAAGATCCTAGGCAAAGCCCGTGATATCGAGGATTTTATCGTCGTCCATATTGCTTTCGGCGTGGTAGCGGGCGTCTTCATTAACGGTCAGCCTCTCCGGGGCTTCAACAATGTAGCCGGCCTGCTGGGGCATATAACGGTGGACGATAAAACCTACCGCTGCTTATGCGGCAATTACGGATGCCTGGAGACCACCGTCACCTATCCGATGCTCGAAGAGGAATACCGCAATAAGCAGGGAGACGGTCCCCGAATGCTGGATGCTTACGGCATGAACAATAAGAATGCGCTGGATGTATGCATTACGGCCGGGAAATCGATCGGAGTCGTGCTGAGCAACGTCATCAACTTATTTAATCCGGCTATGGTCTTCGTCGGAGGCCCCGTATTCGATCATTTTCCGCTCATATTCGAAGAGGTCAAGCGAACGATTCTGCTCAGAGCCAACCGCTTTGCAACGGTAGGGATGAAGCTTGCGAAAAGCTCGTTTCATGACCGGCAGGGCATAATGGGAGCGTTGGCACTGGCCGGAAGCCGCTGCTTGACCGAAGAAATCGAACGGCTGGAGGTAAGAGGATCATAA
- a CDS encoding M20 family metallopeptidase: MSLQTILDKVDAKRLIRDTLELVNIESITGNSKDVADRYVQMLEEVGCSVERYEYYPNNPTLVAVYGEKNAGKTIIFNGHMDVIPLAHEDAAVKEGRIYGRGTCDMKGSLACMVEVLRCLQETNTKLPGNIVVIANSLHESPGGRGEDLTALVERVPLTADAVIVMEGATTDCTVAQLGSATFEIAIERAGETCHQLKAPVGTPHPITIAAEVVQLFEEWNRELEKTEIEDIGYASYFIGAIESGKFYNQFPATASITGVRRYAPSEKFEDVVQATREGLDRIAAKHGVEIKLDMKKVRDGYRIDKNSEALHALSRAVVAERNIEYPLVGKKIVTDAGIFGQAFGVPVLCHGPDALTAHGDVEYVEIRELETITRSYLRFIDDFLAVKA, from the coding sequence ATGTCATTACAGACCATCCTGGATAAAGTGGACGCGAAGCGCCTCATCCGAGACACGCTGGAGCTTGTGAACATTGAGAGCATTACCGGAAACTCGAAGGACGTTGCCGATCGTTACGTACAGATGTTGGAGGAAGTCGGCTGCTCAGTGGAACGCTATGAGTATTATCCGAACAACCCGACGCTTGTTGCGGTATATGGGGAGAAGAATGCAGGGAAAACAATTATTTTCAACGGTCATATGGATGTCATTCCGCTTGCCCATGAAGATGCGGCGGTGAAGGAAGGTCGCATATATGGCAGAGGCACATGCGACATGAAGGGCTCTCTCGCATGCATGGTGGAAGTGCTGCGCTGCCTGCAGGAAACGAACACGAAGCTGCCGGGCAATATTGTGGTAATCGCCAACAGCCTGCACGAAAGCCCGGGTGGCCGAGGAGAAGATCTCACGGCTCTGGTCGAGCGGGTGCCGCTGACAGCGGACGCGGTCATCGTAATGGAAGGCGCAACGACAGACTGCACGGTCGCCCAGCTGGGCTCGGCAACGTTCGAAATTGCGATCGAGCGTGCCGGCGAGACCTGCCATCAGCTGAAGGCGCCGGTTGGCACACCGCATCCGATTACGATCGCTGCGGAGGTCGTTCAGCTGTTCGAGGAATGGAACAGGGAGCTGGAGAAGACGGAGATCGAGGATATCGGATACGCTTCCTACTTCATTGGCGCGATCGAAAGCGGCAAATTCTATAATCAGTTCCCGGCAACCGCTTCGATTACCGGCGTCAGACGTTACGCGCCTTCGGAGAAGTTCGAGGACGTGGTTCAGGCAACGAGAGAAGGATTGGATCGGATCGCGGCCAAGCATGGAGTCGAGATCAAGCTGGATATGAAGAAGGTACGCGACGGCTATCGGATCGATAAAAATAGCGAGGCTCTCCATGCTCTGAGCCGGGCCGTCGTTGCAGAGCGGAACATCGAATACCCGCTGGTAGGCAAGAAGATCGTTACGGATGCGGGCATCTTCGGTCAAGCCTTTGGAGTCCCCGTATTATGCCACGGGCCCGACGCCCTTACCGCTCACGGCGATGTGGAGTATGTCGAGATTCGGGAACTGGAGACGATAACGAGATCGTACCTGCGGTTTATCGATGATTTTCTCGCTGTAAAGGCATAA
- a CDS encoding dihydroxy-acid dehydratase: MKLRSSEWFENENAELTFQHRTAMRAMGHNPDTFVGKPIIGIFNAWSDLNSCNYPHKEFVEYVKRGVLLAGGYPIEMHTISTPSDFMKPSDLLYRNLLSMDLEESVRSQPIDGIVMLCECDKTAPGQLMAAASCDLPALQFAAGHRKSGTFRGKTVNYGTDLWKYSDDYKAGLLSEEDWKELETSISCSLGGCPVMGSASTMKGLSEMLGMMLPGTSSIPATDSRRKIAAEATGMRIVEMVRENLTPSRLMTESAFNNAIKLLAAMGGSTNAAIHLTAIAGRLGIRIPIERYEELTQNIPLIANLQPAGSYSMDDFHKAGGLRRVIHNILPLLDQDCLGCTGETIGEIYGREMPEYESSAEVIASLETPFKARAGLAILKGNLAPQGAVIKKSAVSPHLFKHRGQAVVFESYQDMLARIDTDDLEVTEESVLVLKHCGPVAMGMPEWGSIPIPAKLLRQGVRDMVRISDARMSGTSYGAVILHAAPEAAVGGPLAIVREGDWIELDIEASTIRLDLEDGEIAERLAAWQPPKPQHKRGYPRLFADHTLQAPEGCDLDVLRPGSKEDAVFVPPIVGRG; the protein is encoded by the coding sequence ATGAAATTACGAAGCAGCGAATGGTTTGAGAACGAGAACGCCGAATTAACCTTTCAACATCGTACGGCTATGCGGGCGATGGGCCATAATCCCGATACGTTCGTCGGGAAGCCGATTATCGGCATATTCAATGCATGGAGTGATTTGAACAGCTGCAATTATCCCCATAAAGAGTTTGTTGAATACGTAAAGAGAGGCGTATTGCTCGCCGGCGGTTATCCGATCGAGATGCATACCATTTCGACGCCGTCCGACTTTATGAAGCCTTCGGACCTGCTGTACCGGAACCTGCTCTCGATGGATCTGGAGGAAAGCGTCCGTTCGCAGCCGATTGACGGCATCGTGATGCTGTGCGAATGCGACAAGACCGCGCCCGGCCAGCTCATGGCTGCCGCAAGCTGCGATCTGCCTGCGCTGCAGTTTGCCGCCGGACACCGCAAATCGGGCACCTTCCGCGGCAAGACGGTTAACTACGGAACGGATCTGTGGAAGTATTCGGATGATTACAAAGCGGGGCTTCTATCGGAGGAAGACTGGAAGGAGCTCGAAACATCCATATCGTGCAGCCTGGGCGGCTGTCCGGTCATGGGATCGGCTTCGACGATGAAAGGGCTTTCGGAGATGCTTGGCATGATGCTCCCGGGCACATCCAGCATTCCGGCGACCGATTCCCGGCGCAAAATAGCGGCCGAAGCGACCGGCATGCGGATCGTCGAGATGGTCCGGGAGAATCTTACGCCTTCGCGCCTGATGACGGAGTCTGCGTTCAACAATGCAATCAAGCTGCTCGCGGCGATGGGCGGCTCCACCAATGCGGCGATTCATCTGACGGCCATTGCCGGCAGACTCGGAATCCGCATTCCGATCGAACGCTATGAGGAGCTGACGCAGAATATTCCGCTGATTGCCAATCTGCAGCCAGCCGGCTCATACAGTATGGACGACTTTCATAAAGCCGGCGGATTGCGCCGCGTCATTCACAATATTCTGCCGCTGCTCGATCAAGATTGTCTCGGATGTACGGGAGAGACCATTGGCGAAATCTATGGACGGGAAATGCCCGAATATGAATCATCGGCAGAGGTGATCGCCTCGCTGGAGACCCCTTTCAAGGCCCGCGCCGGATTGGCGATCTTAAAGGGCAATCTTGCGCCGCAGGGGGCCGTCATCAAAAAATCGGCCGTCTCGCCTCATCTGTTCAAGCACCGCGGTCAAGCCGTCGTATTCGAGAGCTACCAGGACATGCTGGCGCGTATCGACACGGACGATCTAGAAGTTACCGAAGAGAGCGTATTGGTCCTCAAGCACTGCGGACCGGTCGCGATGGGAATGCCCGAGTGGGGCTCGATCCCGATTCCGGCGAAGCTGCTTCGTCAAGGCGTCCGGGACATGGTTAGGATCAGCGATGCGCGCATGAGCGGAACCAGCTACGGTGCCGTAATTCTACATGCTGCGCCGGAGGCGGCCGTTGGCGGACCTCTGGCGATCGTAAGAGAAGGCGACTGGATTGAGCTCGATATTGAAGCTTCAACGATACGCCTCGATCTGGAAGATGGCGAAATCGCTGAACGGCTGGCAGCCTGGCAGCCGCCGAAGCCCCAGCATAAGCGCGGATATCCGAGGCTGTTCGCCGACCATACGCTGCAAGCTCCGGAAGGCTGCGATCTGGATGTTCTTCGTCCTGGCAGCAAGGAAGATGCCGTATTCGTTCCGCCGATTGTCGGCAGAGGATAG
- a CDS encoding aspartate aminotransferase family protein translates to METKRSQELYEEANLYTPGGVHTSIRNVDPHLIFTKAEGAYIYDADGNKYLDYQAAFGPYILGHNHPYVNGKVIEAIQRTDLYGVGTTDLEIELARMICRNVPSAEQVLFCNSGSEATYHAIRLSRAVTGRTRLIKFQGCYHGWHDYVARNMLSKWDMIGKRDPGSAGMMDEAIDNTLICTYNDLEDVERTFKENDGQVAALIVEPIPHNIGCILPQDGFLQGLKDLCEAYGALLIFDEVITGFRHDIGGFQKVAGVTPDLTTMGKAMANGYPIAAVAGKKEYMQRFNTYPGGDVWFAGTYNGHAVGTAAAIATIDLMEREPVHEHVFRLGERMRSGIREIHARLGMKAVVAGFGSVWTTYFMDFMPQNYTDLQHNDADFYVRYRKKLLERGIYKMPMNLKRNHVGYSHTEQDIDHTLEVIESVLKEMLAE, encoded by the coding sequence GTGGAAACAAAACGCAGCCAAGAGCTTTATGAGGAAGCCAATCTGTATACTCCCGGCGGTGTGCATACATCGATTCGCAACGTCGATCCCCACCTTATCTTTACGAAAGCTGAAGGCGCATACATTTATGATGCGGACGGCAATAAATATTTGGATTATCAGGCGGCGTTCGGTCCTTATATTCTTGGACATAACCATCCGTATGTGAACGGCAAAGTGATCGAGGCGATTCAAAGGACCGATTTGTATGGCGTCGGCACGACTGATCTGGAAATTGAACTGGCCCGGATGATCTGCCGCAACGTTCCGTCTGCGGAGCAGGTGCTGTTCTGTAATTCGGGCTCCGAAGCAACCTATCATGCCATCCGTTTGTCACGGGCGGTTACCGGTCGAACGAGATTGATCAAATTCCAGGGATGCTACCACGGCTGGCACGACTATGTGGCCCGTAATATGCTGAGCAAGTGGGATATGATCGGGAAGCGGGATCCGGGCTCCGCGGGGATGATGGATGAAGCGATCGACAATACGCTCATCTGCACGTACAACGACCTGGAGGATGTTGAACGGACCTTCAAGGAGAATGACGGACAAGTTGCCGCGCTGATTGTAGAGCCGATTCCGCACAATATTGGCTGCATTTTACCGCAGGACGGGTTTTTGCAGGGGTTGAAGGATCTATGCGAAGCCTACGGCGCCTTATTGATATTTGACGAAGTCATTACCGGCTTCAGGCATGATATCGGCGGCTTCCAGAAGGTGGCAGGGGTAACGCCTGATTTAACGACAATGGGCAAAGCGATGGCGAATGGATATCCGATTGCAGCCGTCGCCGGGAAGAAAGAATATATGCAGCGCTTCAACACGTATCCGGGCGGCGACGTGTGGTTTGCCGGTACGTACAACGGCCACGCGGTCGGTACGGCCGCTGCGATTGCGACGATCGATCTGATGGAACGCGAACCCGTACACGAGCATGTATTCCGACTTGGGGAACGGATGCGCAGCGGAATAAGGGAGATTCATGCTAGACTAGGAATGAAGGCGGTTGTAGCCGGTTTCGGATCCGTCTGGACGACGTACTTCATGGATTTCATGCCGCAAAACTATACGGATCTCCAGCATAACGACGCGGACTTCTACGTTCGTTACCGGAAGAAGCTCCTCGAGAGAGGGATTTATAAAATGCCGATGAACCTGAAACGGAATCATGTCGGCTACAGCCACACGGAGCAGGATATCGATCATACGCTGGAAGTCATTGAGTCCGTATTGAAGGAAATGCTGGCAGAATAA